Proteins encoded in a region of the Clostridia bacterium genome:
- a CDS encoding MFS transporter, whose protein sequence is MTYQNKALLVVALTIFVDSFIGGVIVPVLPLYAEVMGLSSFQTGIVFAVYSAAVLVLSIPLGVMSDRWGRKKVMVGGMVGLTLSTVAFIFAQSFWALTLIRLLQGTAAAATWMVGPALLADMFPPRERGGKMGLAMMGNSFGFLFGPVVGGFLYDWGGYAAPFILSAAVTVLVLGLTIWVIREPQSRHTVAAPQPERGHLSLLLGNRVLTVGCGVMLLASMGFGFIDPLLPAYFAERFGATSTTIGWLFAAMSVTTLVAHPLFGRLSDLVGRVAPIGMGLMSTAAAFALFTRASSVAWCFLAMAVLGITYSLTTAPIAPLLADAINQKQGSAGYGTAIGFNNTAWSIGYTVGPLVGGAFVDLWGLPNLFVVYAVLLLGYLPVFFTGTKGFALPPAVEKEG, encoded by the coding sequence ATGACTTATCAGAATAAAGCGTTATTGGTGGTGGCCCTTACCATTTTCGTGGACAGCTTCATCGGGGGTGTCATCGTCCCGGTGCTGCCTTTATATGCTGAGGTGATGGGCTTATCCTCTTTCCAAACGGGGATCGTGTTTGCGGTGTATTCGGCAGCCGTTCTGGTGCTGTCCATTCCCCTGGGGGTTATGTCCGACCGGTGGGGCAGAAAGAAAGTGATGGTCGGGGGAATGGTGGGGTTGACTTTATCCACCGTTGCCTTTATTTTTGCCCAGTCCTTTTGGGCGTTGACTTTGATTAGATTGCTGCAAGGCACCGCCGCCGCTGCTACCTGGATGGTGGGACCGGCTTTGCTGGCCGACATGTTTCCTCCCCGGGAAAGGGGCGGGAAAATGGGGCTGGCGATGATGGGTAACAGCTTTGGTTTCTTATTCGGGCCGGTGGTAGGGGGATTCCTTTACGATTGGGGCGGTTATGCGGCTCCCTTTATTCTTTCGGCGGCGGTTACGGTCCTGGTGCTGGGGTTGACCATTTGGGTGATCCGGGAACCGCAAAGCAGGCATACGGTGGCGGCACCCCAGCCGGAGCGGGGCCATCTATCACTTTTGCTGGGCAACCGGGTTTTGACGGTGGGCTGTGGGGTGATGCTTTTGGCCTCCATGGGATTTGGCTTTATCGATCCTTTGCTGCCGGCTTATTTTGCTGAACGTTTTGGGGCCACATCGACGACCATTGGCTGGTTGTTCGCCGCCATGTCCGTGACCACTTTGGTGGCCCACCCCTTGTTTGGCAGGCTGTCGGATCTGGTGGGGCGGGTAGCTCCCATTGGCATGGGATTGATGTCCACAGCCGCCGCTTTTGCTTTGTTTACCCGGGCCTCATCCGTAGCCTGGTGTTTTTTGGCCATGGCAGTTTTGGGGATCACCTACAGCTTGACCACGGCACCCATCGCCCCGCTTTTGGCCGACGCCATCAATCAAAAACAGGGCAGTGCCGGCTATGGCACAGCCATTGGTTTCAATAATACCGCCTGGTCCATCGGGTATACGGTGGGTCCCCTGGTGGGCGGCGCTTTCGTGGACCTGTGGGGTTTGCCGAATCTGTTCGTGGTCTACGCTGTGCTCCTGCTGGGCTACCTGCCTGTATTTTTCACGGGTACGAAAGGTTTCGCCCTTCCTCCCGCTGTGGAAAAAGAGGGTTAG